In a genomic window of Nocardia fluminea:
- a CDS encoding TerC family protein, producing the protein MQVTTLEWVITGLVILGLFVFDFFAHVRTPHEPTFKESGIWSAVYISLALLFGLFVAWKWGGTFSGEYYAGFVTEKALSVDNLFIFLIIMSTFAVPRIYQQKVLLIGIVLALVMRGVFIAVGAAAISAYSWVFYLFGAFLIYTAINLLRESGHEVEQEQKRDSYIVSLAKRVLPTTDEYDGDKLVTRINGKRVVTPLLLALLAIGFADLLFALDSIPAIYGLTEEPYLVFTANAFALMGLRQLYFLIGGLLDRLVYLSYGLAAILAFIGVKLVLHALHENTLSFVNGGEHVNVPEISTAVSLSVIIGILVIATVASLLRTRRTNA; encoded by the coding sequence ATGCAGGTGACCACGCTCGAGTGGGTGATCACCGGACTGGTGATCCTCGGCCTGTTCGTCTTCGACTTCTTCGCTCACGTGCGCACCCCGCACGAGCCCACCTTCAAGGAATCGGGCATCTGGTCGGCCGTCTACATCAGCTTGGCGCTGCTGTTCGGCCTGTTCGTCGCCTGGAAATGGGGCGGCACATTCTCGGGGGAGTACTACGCGGGCTTCGTCACCGAGAAAGCGCTCTCGGTCGACAACCTGTTCATCTTCCTCATCATCATGAGCACCTTCGCCGTGCCGCGGATCTACCAGCAGAAGGTCCTGCTGATCGGCATCGTGCTGGCGCTGGTGATGCGCGGTGTGTTCATCGCGGTCGGCGCGGCCGCGATCAGCGCCTACAGCTGGGTGTTCTACCTGTTCGGCGCGTTCCTGATCTACACCGCGATCAACCTGCTGCGCGAGAGCGGGCACGAGGTCGAACAGGAGCAGAAGCGCGACAGCTACATCGTCTCGCTGGCCAAACGGGTCCTGCCCACCACCGACGAGTACGACGGCGACAAGCTCGTCACCCGGATCAACGGCAAACGCGTGGTGACTCCATTGCTGCTCGCCCTGCTGGCCATCGGTTTCGCCGACCTGCTGTTCGCGCTGGACTCGATCCCGGCCATCTACGGTCTCACCGAGGAGCCGTACCTGGTGTTCACCGCCAACGCGTTCGCGTTGATGGGTCTGCGTCAGCTGTACTTCCTCATCGGCGGGCTGCTCGACCGCCTGGTGTACCTGTCCTATGGCCTGGCCGCGATCCTGGCGTTCATCGGCGTGAAGCTGGTGCTGCACGCGCTGCACGAGAACACGCTGTCGTTCGTCAACGGCGGTGAGCACGTGAACGTCCCGGAGATCTCCACAGCGGTCTCGCTGAGCGTGATCATCGGCATTCTGGTCATCGCGACGGTGGCGAGCCTGTTGCGCACCCGCCGCACCAACGCCTGA
- a CDS encoding YciI family protein: MPIFAVHYTYSESTAADRATHRPEHRGWLNALVDAGTVLSSGPYPDGSGALLLFRAEDSSSLTDLLTDDPFAKLGLIDAVRVVEWLPVMGAFAE; this comes from the coding sequence GTGCCGATCTTCGCTGTGCATTACACCTACTCCGAATCGACGGCGGCCGACCGCGCGACCCACCGACCCGAACATCGGGGCTGGTTGAACGCCCTCGTCGACGCGGGCACGGTGCTCAGTAGCGGGCCCTACCCCGACGGTTCGGGCGCGCTGCTGTTGTTCCGCGCCGAGGACTCGTCCTCGCTGACCGATCTGCTGACCGATGATCCGTTCGCGAAGCTGGGTCTGATCGACGCCGTCCGCGTGGTCGAGTGGCTGCCGGTGATGGGCGCCTTCGCCGAATAG
- a CDS encoding amino-acid N-acetyltransferase — protein sequence MTSRGPLGGSTSDAHTAAPTVAPVSGVVVRRARTSDVPEIKRLVDEYAGRILLEKNLVTLYESVQEFWVAELDGQVVGCGALHVLWADLGEVRTVAVDPVVKGRGVGGAVVEHLITVARELQLQRVFVLTFEVDFFGRHGFVEIDGTPVTAEVYAEMCRSYDTGVAEFLDLSFVKPNTLGNTRMLLTL from the coding sequence ATGACCTCACGGGGACCCTTGGGTGGTTCGACCAGCGACGCGCATACTGCCGCGCCCACTGTGGCGCCTGTTTCCGGCGTGGTCGTCCGACGAGCGCGAACCTCCGATGTCCCCGAGATCAAGCGCCTGGTGGACGAGTACGCCGGCCGCATCCTGCTGGAGAAGAACCTGGTCACACTGTACGAATCGGTGCAGGAGTTCTGGGTCGCCGAGCTCGACGGACAGGTCGTCGGCTGTGGCGCGTTGCACGTGCTGTGGGCCGATCTGGGCGAAGTACGCACCGTCGCGGTGGATCCGGTCGTCAAGGGTCGCGGAGTCGGCGGCGCGGTGGTCGAGCACCTGATCACCGTCGCGCGCGAACTGCAGTTGCAGCGCGTGTTCGTGCTGACCTTCGAGGTGGACTTCTTCGGCAGGCACGGCTTCGTCGAGATCGACGGCACGCCCGTCACCGCCGAGGTGTACGCGGAGATGTGCCGCTCCTACGACACCGGTGTCGCCGAATTCCTCGACCTCAGCTTCGTCAAGCCGAACACCCTCGGCAACACCCGCATGCTGCTGACCCTGTAG